A DNA window from Microcystis aeruginosa NIES-843 contains the following coding sequences:
- a CDS encoding DUF433 domain-containing protein, giving the protein MTLASNGKTAIIRTERGLTIAGTRITLYDVMDYVTAQYPPKFIQGLFDLTEEQINTALAYIEAHRADVEAEYQQVLKEAEELRQYYEEQNRERVARIAAQPPKPGSEAAWEKLRVAKAKRESKV; this is encoded by the coding sequence ATGACGCTCGCATCTAATGGAAAAACCGCTATCATTCGTACAGAGCGAGGACTGACAATCGCAGGAACCCGCATCACCCTCTATGATGTAATGGATTATGTGACTGCTCAATATCCACCTAAGTTCATTCAGGGATTATTTGATCTGACGGAAGAGCAAATTAACACTGCCCTGGCTTATATTGAGGCTCATCGTGCGGATGTGGAAGCTGAGTACCAGCAAGTTCTCAAAGAAGCTGAAGAACTCCGACAGTATTACGAAGAGCAAAATCGTGAGCGAGTTGCCCGTATTGCTGCGCAACCACCTAAGCCAGGCTCCGAGGCTGCTTGGGAAAAGCTTCGAGTGGCTAAGGCAAAGCGTGAGTCGAAAGTATGA
- a CDS encoding DUF29 domain-containing protein has protein sequence MDNKTLYEEDFYLWIRTTINQLQARQFERVDLENLLEELASMGRSEKRTIKSLLTRLLEHLLKLKYWAAERERNEGHWKGEIRTFRLDILDELKDSPSLKPYLLEIFDECYLSARKNASDRSQLPLDTFPVIPIGSLEQILDEDWFPAGDNLEI, from the coding sequence ATGGATAATAAAACCCTGTACGAAGAAGACTTTTATCTCTGGATTAGAACTACTATTAATCAACTGCAAGCCAGACAGTTTGAGCGGGTAGATTTAGAGAATTTACTAGAGGAATTAGCAAGTATGGGAAGGAGTGAAAAGCGCACAATTAAAAGTCTGTTAACCCGATTATTAGAACATTTACTTAAGCTCAAATATTGGGCGGCAGAAAGAGAGAGAAACGAAGGTCACTGGAAGGGAGAGATTAGAACTTTTCGTCTCGATATATTAGATGAACTTAAAGATAGTCCTAGTCTGAAACCTTATCTTTTGGAAATTTTTGATGAATGTTATCTTTCAGCCCGAAAAAATGCCAGTGACCGCTCTCAATTACCCCTCGATACTTTCCCCGTTATTCCCATTGGTTCCCTTGAACAAATTCTCGATGAAGATTGGTTTCCTGCGGGCGATAATCTGGAAATATAG
- a CDS encoding DUF29 domain-containing protein, giving the protein MDNKTLYEQDFYLWIRTTINQLQARQFERVDLENLLEELASMGRSEKRKIENLLIQLLVHLLKLTYWTGEKSRNEGHWKGEIINFRRQIIEEIKDSPSLKPYILEIFEECYQFARKEAQVRTQLPLDTFPPIPIGSLEQILDEDWFPTNNHE; this is encoded by the coding sequence ATGGATAATAAAACCCTGTACGAACAAGACTTTTATCTCTGGATTAGAACTACTATTAATCAACTGCAAGCGAGACAGTTTGAGCGGGTAGATTTAGAGAATTTACTGGAGGAATTAGCAAGTATGGGAAGGAGTGAAAAGCGCAAAATCGAAAATCTTTTGATTCAATTACTGGTACATTTGCTGAAACTAACTTACTGGACAGGAGAAAAATCTAGAAATGAGGGTCACTGGAAAGGGGAAATTATCAACTTTCGCCGACAAATAATCGAAGAAATTAAAGATAGCCCTAGTTTAAAACCCTATATTCTGGAAATCTTTGAGGAATGCTATCAATTTGCTAGAAAAGAGGCTCAAGTTAGAACTCAATTACCTCTTGATACTTTCCCCCCTATTCCCATTGGTTCCCTTGAACAAATTCTCGATGAAGATTGGTTTCCCACTAATAACCACGAGTAA
- a CDS encoding DUF29 domain-containing protein, with protein sequence MENKTLYEQDFYLWIRTTINQLQARQFERVDLDNLLEELASMGRSEKRKIENLLIQLLVHLLKLTYWTGEKARNEGHWKGEIRNFRRQIIKEVKDSPSLKPYLLEIFEECYQFARKDASDRSQLPLDTFPAIPLGSLEQILDEDWFPTNNHE encoded by the coding sequence ATGGAAAATAAAACTCTGTACGAACAAGACTTTTATCTCTGGATTAGAACTACTATTAATCAACTGCAAGCCAGACAGTTTGAGCGGGTAGATTTAGATAATTTACTGGAGGAGTTAGCAAGTATGGGAAGGAGTGAAAAACGCAAAATCGAAAATCTTTTGATTCAATTGCTGGTACATTTGCTGAAACTAACCTACTGGACAGGAGAAAAAGCTAGAAATGAGGGTCACTGGAAAGGGGAAATTAGAAACTTTCGCCGACAAATAATCAAAGAAGTTAAAGATAGCCCTAGTCTCAAACCCTATCTTTTGGAAATCTTTGAGGAATGCTATCAATTTGCTAGAAAAGATGCTAGTGATCGCTCTCAATTACCCCTCGATACTTTCCCCGCTATTCCCCTTGGTTCCCTTGAACAAATTCTCGATGAAGATTGGTTTCCCACTAATAACCATGAGTAA
- the msrP gene encoding protein-methionine-sulfoxide reductase catalytic subunit MsrP: protein MVLIRLAKSWQISENEVTSESVYFNRRRFLQGLIGTGIAGSSLLLTACGKSSSSEALEKSLQLPKIEGFSKNPQFLTVNRPIAAETVAGRYNNFYEFGGGKNIWLKAQKLPTNPWTVEVGGLVKNPQTYDIDTIKKTFPLEERIYRFRCVEAWSMVLPWLGFPMSALIAAVEPKPEAKFVRFTSFYNPEITQGPGLHLGALPWPYTEGLRIEEMANELAFFAVGIFGHDLPKQQGAPLRMVIPWKYGFKGAKSIVKIEFTAKQPATYWNTIDAHEYDFEANVNPSKPHPRWSQATEKFIGSRSDLSWEIIETLPYNGYGEYVASLYS from the coding sequence ATGGTCTTAATTCGTTTAGCTAAATCCTGGCAAATTTCCGAAAATGAAGTCACTTCCGAAAGTGTTTATTTTAACCGTCGTCGCTTTTTACAGGGGTTAATCGGGACAGGAATTGCGGGGAGTTCCCTATTATTAACTGCTTGTGGTAAATCCTCCTCCTCGGAAGCTTTAGAAAAAAGTTTGCAATTACCTAAAATTGAAGGTTTCAGCAAGAATCCGCAGTTTTTAACGGTAAATCGCCCCATAGCTGCCGAAACTGTAGCGGGGAGATATAATAATTTTTATGAGTTCGGAGGGGGGAAAAATATCTGGTTAAAAGCGCAGAAACTACCGACGAATCCCTGGACGGTAGAAGTGGGAGGATTGGTAAAAAATCCCCAAACCTACGATATAGATACTATAAAAAAAACCTTTCCTCTCGAAGAAAGAATCTATCGTTTTCGTTGTGTGGAAGCTTGGTCAATGGTCTTACCTTGGCTGGGTTTTCCCATGAGTGCTTTAATTGCGGCAGTGGAACCAAAACCAGAAGCTAAATTCGTCCGTTTTACTTCCTTTTATAATCCAGAAATTACCCAGGGGCCAGGATTACATTTAGGAGCCTTACCATGGCCCTATACAGAAGGTTTAAGAATTGAAGAAATGGCCAACGAATTAGCTTTCTTTGCTGTGGGAATTTTCGGTCATGATTTACCGAAACAACAGGGCGCACCCTTGCGAATGGTTATTCCTTGGAAATACGGTTTTAAAGGAGCAAAATCGATAGTAAAAATTGAATTTACCGCCAAACAACCCGCCACCTACTGGAACACAATTGACGCTCACGAATACGATTTTGAGGCTAATGTGAACCCTAGTAAACCCCATCCCCGTTGGTCGCAAGCAACGGAGAAATTTATCGGCAGTAGAAGTGATTTATCTTGGGAAATTATCGAAACTCTGCCCTATAATGGCTATGGTGAATATGTGGCTAGTTTGTATAGTTAA